In Nitrospiraceae bacterium, the genomic window AAAGCCGAACGCCGGCTGCCCATCACGATTGGTGGCAAGCTGGAAGCTGCTCACACGTCCACTGACAGTAACGACTTGATGATTGTAGTGATCGGGATGGGCCAGAAGCTCCGTGACTTCCACGAGGCCTGCCGCAGAGAGCGAAGCGACCGGCATGGTGGAGAGGAAGAATATGAGCGTGCACAGCATCGGAACGAAGCCTCTCACCATCGATCGGGGAGAAACCCTGTCATGATTGTGCTGCATGATAGTTGGATTATACAAAATTCACTCCGTGCTGAGAAGTCGGTTACGAAAGAAATCCGACCAGGCCCGGGAAGCCGGTCGATGGTTCAGATCGATCGGCAGCTGCCGACAGCACGTCATCGCTGAAGATCGTTGTGTAACTCTCCGATGAAACTGGTCAGAACATGTTGTTGCATCTGTCCCATTTCTTCTGCCGCTGGTTGGGCTGCCTCGTTGGTGAGTTCAGGGGCATCCTTGGGGGTCGGCGCCGTGCGGGCCAGAAGTTCCTCCTCGAGGGCGTCCGGGCTGGAGTCAATTTCTGACAGAACGGCCAGCAGCCGCTGCAAACCGAAGACGGACCGAGTGTTTTCCGAGTGAACGGCATTAGAACTGGCGCCATGGACGAGTGACAACCAGAACTTTGCCTCCAGGTCTTCCCCGAGGGTACCCCAAGCGAATGTCCGGAGTTTCTCCACCAACGCTTCTTCGGTTCGCTCAAGCCCGTCATAGAGAGCAATGGATCGTTCAACCGGCCGTTCGCCAAGGACCGCGAGTGTTTCTTTCCAGAGATCGAGCGCTCCCGTGGTCGGGACCGCCTGGGCGGACGATGTTTGCAGGGTCGTTTGAATGGCGTGAAGATATTGATGGAGATGTTTCACCTTTCGGCCGGCCAGGCTCCCGGCAGGGATACCCCAAATATGGCCGATTTCGTGATCCTGCAAAGGAGCGGCATTGATCGATTTCCATTCCCGTTCCGAGACTTCGAGGCGCTTCCTGTACTTTTCAATCAAGCGGAGTTGCGCCTGGATCTCCAGGCCAAGCCTGGCTTCCTGATAGGCCTCGGCGGAAATATCATTTTCGTCCCATCGCCGATTCAATTGCCGAATCGCCGGCTTGGGGACTGCGGCGCGCGCGCCTTGTTTGATCGCCTCCACGGCTTCAGCAGTCAGCTTGTAACGGGTGCGGAGGAGGTCGGTTGCCGCCCGGGCCATTCCTTCAGCCAGGGCAATCATTCCTTTCATGGCTTCCATTTGCAGCCACAAACGCTCCCGCCGTAGCCGGACTCGCCGGCGATACTCATCCCGTCGATTGGTCACATCCCGCAACGCATCCTGTTTGACCATTTGGTGGATCGGTTTGGAACCGGCCACGCAGCGGGGGTCCGGTCGATCGGCTGCGATATGACTGATCTCCTCGGGCGTGATGTCGAAGTGCTGCAAGAGCAGCAGCTTGAGCATGATCCTGCCCTGGATCGGGGCTTGTTCGATGGTGGAGGCAATGAGTTCCGGGGTGAGCAACGCGGACATGGTGTGGCCTCTCGTGCGAGGTAAAAGGTTCGCTCAGGCCGTGCCCTGATGGCTGTTTTCAAGGTAGACCGCGACGTATTCTCGAATGTGTTGAATGCTGCCGCTGACAAACAATTCGCGAGGGATTTCGACCCGCACCAGTTTGGCTGGATCGACGCCGCGATCGATGGCGTATTCTTCGTCGATATACAGGGTCACTGAACCGTCAGGGTGGCGAATCGCATAGACCGCATTGTTTTCGGCCATAGGAGCTGCTCCGTCTGAGGATGTGGAACGATATTACTATTACAGGTAACACAGGCTCGAGCCGAGTGTCAAAATGCGACCTTCCGCTTCCGACGGGGACGGGTCAACGCTGAAATAGTCGTCGCCGCCAGAGGATGTAGCTGGTGAAGACCATGAGGGCGATCAGCAGGGTGTTCCGGATTCGACCGGGTCCGAAACAGGTCAAGTTGACGAGCGCGTTGGTGGTCCCGTATGCGGCATACACCAGATACACCAAAAGGGACCATTTTTTGACGCGCACGAAGCCGTAGCCGACCCAGGTATGGAGAAACGGTGAAAGGGCTTTGGTCACGAAACCGGCGGCTCCGTCCAATTTCGTGCAGAAAAATGGCAGCAGATAGTCGGGGTTCTTGGCGATGATGATCGCATCGTTGGCGGCGCTGACGAGAAATAGCAGGCCGAGAAACCGGATATCATGCCCTTCCGCCCATGCCTGGCGGCCGGTTCTGGCAAGATCGGAACCCGAAGCTGCCGGTCCAAGGGCGGCGTCGTAACTCTGCAGCGCCCACCAGGGAAGCGCCAGCAGCATGAAGAAAAAGACTTCCGCGGCCCGACCGGAGAGACGTCCAAGAGCGAAACTCAGCGCGATCAGGAAAATGGTCACGAGGCCATAGAGCATGGCGGCGTTGTGCCGCCCGCGAAGTAGCTGGCCCAACCCCGGCAGAAGGGCCGAGTACAAGGCCGCCCGGTGATCGGAAGCCGGGTAAGTCGGAGCATCAACTGACATGGATGTGAGGAGGGTGCGGTGTCTGGTGGCTCGCCGGGGGCAGAACGCACACGGCCTTCGATCATCTGATCGAAGGCCGTGCAAACTGTCCGAGCGTGTTAGTCGAGCTTAGCCGCCCAGTGTATCTAATGCTTCTTTCAGGCTCTTCCGGATGCAGGTGAAGATCGGGGTATCTCGCAACGTGTACCGGCTACCCTCGGTTTCCCGCAGCGCCATGACGAGATCCAGGAAATCTTCCGGCTTGTCGCTTTCAAAGGCCACGACCCATTCCTGGTCGTCGAGGCCAAACGAATAGGTCGTATTGAGTTTGACTGAAGGGAAGCGATGGCCGACTTCAATATGCTCGTCCATCATGCCCTGTCGCGCGGCCTTGGTGAGTAAGAACCATTCGCGAGTCTTCACGAACGGATACACGAAGATGTACTTCGCCTTACCAGGGACCACCGTCAAACGTTTGCTTTCCTGATTTTCGTGAGTGTGATTGTCCACGTAAATGGAGCGTTTGGTGATCGCGAGGTACGAATAGGGGTTGAGCAGATACTTGCCCAATCCGGACGCCAGGATCTTGGTGCTCATTTCCTGGAACAGTTCGAGTTCATAGCTGATGCGCCAGAGCATCAGGTCGCAGTCGCCGCGAATACCGACGGTCGTGTATGCAATGACGAGCACTTTGCCCTGGTATTCCTCTACGGCACGGAGAAACTCCTGTTTCCCGCGCGTGCGCTCATCTTCAGGAAGCCGACGCCAGGCCGGATCAAATTTATAGAAGGTGAAATTCACATACTGACGGCGGGGCGCTTGTTCGGGGCTGGACATGAGGAACCCTCCAGGCAACTTCTTGATAATGTAAAAGAATAAGAGTTAGCTCTTTAGCATTTCGTCTCCTAGGCTGTCAACCGATTGCGAGGTGTGCGAACTACGAATTGACACGTCCACATCGATCTGGTACTGGCTCCCTATCATGCGTAGCCTTCGACGATGGTCTGCCGGTTCCAGACTCCTGCAATTCCTCTTCGCCGTCGCAAGTATGAGCGTTCCTGTGGCGTCATTCGCCATCGAAGTGCAGCCGACTCCCGAACAAATCCAGGTCACGGTTGAACGGGGGAAGGCCGCCGCCGCGCAGGGTGTTTCTCCGGATCAACTGCATACGTGGTTCGGCGCGAAAGAAGATCTGGCTCCCCGCGGGTTCATCATGACCAAGTTGGGAAGTCTGCTCGTGATGGCCAATCACCTGTCGCTGCGGGCCCTGGCTCCCTCCGAGCAGGACATCGCTCAGGTGCTGGCGAACGGCAATCTCCTGGTGAACGTCGTGTTGTTCGGTGAGCGCGTGGACTTTGCCGCCGACAGTTACGTCGTGCTGGAGCAGGCCGGGCGGACCGTCAAACCATCCTCGGTCCGGTTTGACGCGCGAGGCGATCGGACGACCCTCTGGCCTCAACAGCCCGCGTATCGCGCGAAAGTCATTGCCCAATTCCCCTACGCAGATCTTGATCCGCACACGAAGACGACCCTGACCGTGTTTCCCTCCGGCGGCGGGCAAGTCAGCTTCGAACTGGATTTCGCCCATATCGAATAATGTGATCCTCCCGTCAACACCGTTTCCGAGCAACAAGGTTAACCTTGCATGAACAAGTCGAAAGCCTGGACGGCTGAAACGATCGCCATCGGCTCCGAGCTCCTGCTCGGCGGCCGGATGGACACGAATTCCCTGTTTATCGCCGATCGCCTGGCGACATGCGGGGTGGAGCTTCGATACAAGACGATCGTCGGTGATGAGTTGTCCGATATCGTGAGGGTACTCAAGACGGCGGTCCGACGCGCCCGCGTGGTGATCATCACGGGCGGGTTGGGCCCGACGATCGATGACCTGACCCGCGAGGCGGTGGCGGAGGCCTTCGGCCACCGGTTGGTCCGGCGAAAAGCCGCGCTGGACGAGATGACGGCTCGATTGGCTCAGTGGGGCAGGACCCCGACGAAGGCGCAGTTGCGACAGGCGATGATTCCTGCAGGCGGGGAATTTCTGACCAATCCGGTCGGGACGGCGCCGGGGTTCGTCTTGATCTGGAAAGATGCGTTCTTTGCGGCCTTGCCCGGAGTGCCGCGTGAGATGGAACCGATGATCCATGATGGGCTCCTGCCGCGTCTGCAGACCTGGCTGGGCAGGCACAAGGAGATACCGGCCACGCCCGTGATTCGTCGGGTACTCCACACATCAGGCGTGCCGGAGTCGATTGTGGATCAGAAGCTTGAGGGGCTGCTGCCCCCAGGCAGTCCAGTCCAACTCGGGATCTATGCTTCTCAAACGGAAGTGATGGTCTCACTGACAGGTCCGGCAGGGGCAGAGGGTGCTGTTGCGCTTGAGCGGCTGTTTGATGAAGCCAACAGCAGGCTCGGCGACATGGTGTACGGTCAAGAAGCGGATACGATGGAATCAGTGGTTGGCCGGTTACTGACCGCCCGGCGCATGACCCTGGCCTTGGCCGAATCCTGCACCGGCGGATTGATCGGCCATCGGTTAACCCAGGTACCTGGGTCCTCATCCTACGTGGATCGGGGTATCGTCTGTTACAGCAACCGCGCGAAGGTCGAGTTGTTGGGAGTGTCTGAGGATCTCCTCGATCGGCACGGCGCGGTCAGTGCCGAAGTGGCGGCAGCCATGGCGCGGGGCATTCGTGAGCGCAGCGGTGTCTCGGTCGGATTGAGCGTGACCGGCATTGCCGGACCAGGGGGAGCCACTGCGGCGAAGCCGGTGGGATTGGTTTATGTGGGGCTCGACGGCGGACCGGACGATGCCCAGACGAAACAATTCCGCTTTCATGGCGGCGACCGGAGCGTCATCAAGCAGCGCTCCTCGCAGGCCGCGTTGGATCTGTTGCGCCGTTGGTTGATCAAGAAAGGTGGCGGATGATCAGGGCGTTTCTGGCCGTCGAATTGCCGCCCGATCTTCGCGCGGCCTTGTCGGCGGTTCAGCAGGATCTCAAACGACGGCTGGAACGGACGGTCGACCGGCAGGCGCGCATCAGCTGGGTGCAACCGGCCTCCATGCATCTGACCGTGAAGTTTCTCGGTGACACGCCGGAGGATTTGCTCGAGTCGCTCCATGCGACGCTTGCGCAGGTGGTCGCCAATCATCGAATGCTCCAGGTTCCCTTTTCGCGACTGGGGACGTTTCCTCGACCGCTGCAGCCGAGGATTCTCTGGGCTGGGCCGCTGGAAAGTTGGGAACAGGGAAGCGAGAGCGACCGGCTGCAGGCCTTGTATCAGGGGGTGGAGGACGTGTGCCGGACGGCCGGGTTGGCGGCGGAGGTTCGGCCGTTTAGCCCGCATCTGACGCTGGCACGAATTAAGGAGGGGGAGCGGCAGGTCGGACAGGGACTGGCTCAAAGCGGGCTGTTGGATCAACCGGTGGCGTTCGGTGTTCTGCCGATCAAGACGCTGGTCATGATGAGAAGCGAATTGCGGCCGGCCGGCTCCATCTACACGAAGCTGTGGGAGTGCCCATTGAGTTCACGCTCCTAAACTCAAGTCCGGCAGCTGCGGCTGTGCATGAATGCTCTCGGCACGTCAATCGACGGCTGCGGCCAGCTCTCTCAGCGGGTGAGACATTCTTCAGCGACAGGAGCGGCCTCCAATTCGGTTAGTG contains:
- a CDS encoding chlorite dismutase family protein, which gives rise to MSSPEQAPRRQYVNFTFYKFDPAWRRLPEDERTRGKQEFLRAVEEYQGKVLVIAYTTVGIRGDCDLMLWRISYELELFQEMSTKILASGLGKYLLNPYSYLAITKRSIYVDNHTHENQESKRLTVVPGKAKYIFVYPFVKTREWFLLTKAARQGMMDEHIEVGHRFPSVKLNTTYSFGLDDQEWVVAFESDKPEDFLDLVMALRETEGSRYTLRDTPIFTCIRKSLKEALDTLGG
- a CDS encoding competence/damage-inducible protein A, with product MNKSKAWTAETIAIGSELLLGGRMDTNSLFIADRLATCGVELRYKTIVGDELSDIVRVLKTAVRRARVVIITGGLGPTIDDLTREAVAEAFGHRLVRRKAALDEMTARLAQWGRTPTKAQLRQAMIPAGGEFLTNPVGTAPGFVLIWKDAFFAALPGVPREMEPMIHDGLLPRLQTWLGRHKEIPATPVIRRVLHTSGVPESIVDQKLEGLLPPGSPVQLGIYASQTEVMVSLTGPAGAEGAVALERLFDEANSRLGDMVYGQEADTMESVVGRLLTARRMTLALAESCTGGLIGHRLTQVPGSSSYVDRGIVCYSNRAKVELLGVSEDLLDRHGAVSAEVAAAMARGIRERSGVSVGLSVTGIAGPGGATAAKPVGLVYVGLDGGPDDAQTKQFRFHGGDRSVIKQRSSQAALDLLRRWLIKKGGG
- the thpR gene encoding RNA 2',3'-cyclic phosphodiesterase encodes the protein MIRAFLAVELPPDLRAALSAVQQDLKRRLERTVDRQARISWVQPASMHLTVKFLGDTPEDLLESLHATLAQVVANHRMLQVPFSRLGTFPRPLQPRILWAGPLESWEQGSESDRLQALYQGVEDVCRTAGLAAEVRPFSPHLTLARIKEGERQVGQGLAQSGLLDQPVAFGVLPIKTLVMMRSELRPAGSIYTKLWECPLSSRS